From Micromonas commoda chromosome 3, complete sequence, a single genomic window includes:
- a CDS encoding predicted protein, whose product MLAQEKLVPKPPIRTTVGYNFEHDNDLREAYRNPWNEVRIGRVLEDLDSLAGNIAFAHCDDADVATRPQLLVTASVDRVRLLRPLRLKEDMTLTGAVAWVGTSSIVIRMEAWPADHPDAPTDPDPGPSLTADFTFVARDSVTNKGAPVNPLVPETDEQRDLFERTARRVEAKRARMRSERTNGADGALSPELAESKRLFVEDVTRAARALRELPALAPAQDVAMDATRTENMFVAQPQQRNLSGRIFGGFLLRRAFELAFATTYVFGGAKPKFHSVADMNFLRPVEVGDLMRIRARVLHATRTSCGRPSVDVEVEALVTKPESLRSEVSNTFMFKFDVGDANEGRVVRRVLPSSREEAAHVWEKCVRPDVQARLEEQTPLI is encoded by the exons ATGCTCGCTCAGGAGAAGCTGGTCCCAAAACCTCCCATCAGGACGACGGTGGGCTACAATTTCGAGCACGACAACGACCTGAGGGAGGCCTACCGCAACCCATGGAACGAGGTTAGGATCGGCAGGGTGCTCGAAGACCTCGACAGCCTAGCGGGAAACATCGCCTTCGCGCactgcgacgacgcggacgtcgccacGAGGCCCCAGctcctcgtcaccgcgtccgtGGACAGGGTTCGACTGCTGCGACCGCTCCGGCTGAAGGAGGACATGACCCTcacgggcgccgtcgcgtgggTGGGCACGTCGTCCATCGTCATTCGCATGGAGGCGTGGCCCGCGGATCAtcccgacgcgccgacggaccCGGAC CCCGGACCGAGCCTCACCGCGGATTTCACGTTTGTCGCGAGGGACTCGGTGACCAACAAGGGAGCGCCGGTGAACCCGCTGGTTCCCGAAACGGACGAGCAGCGGGACCTGTTCGaacgcaccgcgcggcgcgtggagGCGAAGAGGGCGAGGATGCGGTCGGAGCGAacgaacggcgcggacggcgcgctgtCGCCCGAGCTGGCGGAGAGCAAGCGCCTCTTTGTGGAGgacgtcacgcgcgcggcgagggcgctgagGGAGCTTCCCGCGCTGGCACCCGCGCAGGACGTGGccatggacgcgacgcgcaccgAGAACATGTTCGTGGCGCAGCCGCAGCAGCGCAACCTGAGCGGTCGCATCTTCGGTGGCTTTCTCCTTCGCCGGGCGTTTGAGTTGGCCTTTGCCACGACGTAcgtcttcggcggcgccaagccAAAGTTTCACTCCGTCGCCGACATGAACTTCCTCAGGCCGGTGGAGGTTGGAGACCTGATGCGGATCCGCGCGAGGGTGCTCCACGCGACGCGTACGTCGTGCGGGCGTCCCAGCGTGGacgtggaggtggaggccCTCGTGACGAAACCCGAGTCGCTTCGGTCCGAGGTGAGCAACACGTTCATGTTCAAGtttgacgtcggcgacgcgaacgagggaAGGGTGGTGAGGAGGGTgctgccgtcgtcgagggaaGAGGCTGCGCACGTGTGGGAAAAATGCGTGCGGCCGGACGTCCAGGCGAGGCTCGAGGAGCAAACGCCATTGATATAG